One segment of Triticum aestivum cultivar Chinese Spring chromosome 2A, IWGSC CS RefSeq v2.1, whole genome shotgun sequence DNA contains the following:
- the LOC123186231 gene encoding protein DOG1-like 4, whose translation MPALPRPARCRRRRTHEHTSYMAHAGEMASFYDAWVGREEEMVSDLTAALGARRRDALAPLVDAAMDHVAAYYEHKASLADRDVVAALDQRWLNPLERTFLWAWGWRPALVFRFVDGSGAVGPRQRRELEDLRAATAAAEKEVDREVAAVQESLAGPRVLEALRQRRQHPRNGVQADEAVAAVGRSLRVLLAAGDALRERTVRGVVGVLAPDAEQAGAFVAAMLRFHLGVHRAGRAWSSSGRGGGRRGL comes from the coding sequence ATGCCGGCCCTCCCGCGCCCAGcacgatgccgccgccgccgcacccacgAACACACATCATACATGGCGCACGCTGGTGAAATGGCGTCCTTCTACGACGCCTGGGTGGGCCGCGAGGAGGAGATGGTGTCCGACCTCACGGCCGCGCTCGGGGCGCGCCGGCGCGACGCGCTGGCGCCGCTCGTGGACGCCGCCATGGACCACGTGGCCGCCTACTACGAGCACAAGGCGAGCCTCGCCGACCGCGACGTGGTGGCGGCGCTGGACCAGCGCTGGCTCAACCCGCTGGAGCGCACCTTCCTGTGGGCGTGGGGGTGGAGGCCCGCGCTGGTGTTCCGCTTCGTGGACGGCTCCGGCGCCGTGGGCCCGCGCCAGCGCCGCGAGCTGGAGGACCTgcgcgcggccacggcggcggccgAGAAGGAGGTGGACCGGGAGGTGGCGGCCGTGCAGGAGTCCCTGGCGGGGCCGCGCGTGCTGGAGGCGCTGCGCCAGCGCCGGCAGCACCCGCGCAACGGCGTACAGGCCGACGAGGCCGTGGCCGCGGTGGGGCGGTCGCTCCGCGTGCTGCTGGCCGCGGGCGACGCGCTCCGCGAGCGCACTGTGCGCGGCGTCGTCGGGGTGCTGGCCCCGGACGCGGAGCAGGCGGGCGCGTTCGTCGCGGCCATGCTGAGGTTCCACCTCGGCGTCCACCGCGCCGGGCGCGCCTGGAGCTcctccggccgcggcggcggccggcggggcctCTAG